A stretch of DNA from Gymnodinialimonas sp. 57CJ19:
TGCGGCTCGGTCACCGGGTCGCCGTGGCCGGGGTAGTAGATGCGATCCGTGCGCGCCTCGAGCCGGGCGACGGACGTGAAGAACTCGGTCATGTCGCCATCGGGCGGAGACACCAGCGACGTGGACCAGCCCATGACCAAATCGCCCGAAAACAGCGCATCCCCCCAGGCGAAGCTCAGGTGATTGGCCATGTGGCCGGGGGTTTCCAGCACGGTGATTCCCTCGATCACGTCGCCCTCGGATATCTGCTCATCGGGGGAGAACGCCGCATCCACGCCTTCACCGCCGCCCACGCCGTCGCCCAAGGCGGTCATCACCGGGCTTTTGCCCCAATCTGAAGACCCGGCGGCGAAGATGGGCGCCCCCGTCGCTTCGGCAAGGGGGCGGGCAAGGGGGGAATGGTCCAAATGGGAATGGGTCACGAGGATTTTCGCCACCCGCTCTGCGGGGTGCAGAGCGGCCAGGATGGCATCAAGATGGGCGGGCTCGGAAGGGCCGGGATCAATCACGATAACCTCACCCTCCCCAACGATATAGGTCTGGGTGCCGGTGTATGTCATCGGAGACGGGTTGTTGGCCGTCACCCGCCGCAGGCCCGGCTCCAGTGTTTCGCTTTGCATGATCGGCCCTGTCCCGCTTAGATACATCCCATGACACCTTCGGCTTGGATCAAACGCTTCTTGCCCCGTAGCCTTTACGGGCGTGCGGCGCTGATCCTGATCGTGCCGGTGGTCACGATCCAACTTGTCGTCAGTTCGGTCTTTCTGCAACGCCATTTCGAGGATGTGACGCGACAGCTGACCAACGCGTTAAGCCTCGACCTCAACCTCGTGCTGGATACGCTGGTGGAAGAGGGCCGCGAGGCCGCCGAGGCGCTGGCGTCGGAGCTGCAGATTGATCTTACCGATCCGCCTTCGGTCATGTCTGACGATTGGTATTTCTACGATCTTTCAGGCGTCGTGGTGATCGAGGTGCTGAGGGACCGGGTGCCCGGTGTTATGGCGGTGGACCTGCGCAGCAATGAACGGCTGGTTTCGGCGGTGGTCGAGGTGGCGGGCACGGAAATCGGGCTGACCACGTCTCGGCGTCGTGCGTCTGCTGCAGCACCCCACCAATTGCTGGTGATCATGGTTGCGACGGGGGTGTTGATGACCTTGGTGGCCTACCTGTTCTTGCGCAACCAATTGCGCCCGATCCGCCGCTTGGCACGGGCTGCGGAAGACTTCGGCAAGGGGCGCAACACGCCCTATTACCCGTCCGGGGCGACGGAAGTACGCTCGGCAGGGCGGGCGTTTCTGGATATGCGGGGCCGGATCGAGGGATACCTCGAGCAACGCACCCTGATGCTGTCAGGCGTGTCCCACGATCTGCGCACGCCTCTGACACGGATGCGACTGGCGTTGGGGATGATGGACGACAGCGCGGATCGCGATGCGTTGATCCAGGACGTGGACGAGATGCAGAACCTTGTCAGCACGTTCCTTGATTTCGTGCGCGGCGATGTGCTGGATGATCCGGAGCTGGTCGATCCCCTCGCATTGGTGCGCAAGATCGTGGAGAACGCGCAAAGGGCCGGGGGCGACGTGAGCCTTGAGATGCCCGACGCGGTGGAGGCTGTGTTGCTGCGCCCCATGGCAGTACAGCGGGCCGTCACCAACCTTGTATCGAACGCTTTGCGATATGGCGGGCGCACGGCGGTGTCTGTCGCGGTGATGGAGCGGACCTTGCGCATCACGGTGGAGGATGCGGGCCCCGGTATCCCCCCCGAGTTGCGGGAGG
This window harbors:
- a CDS encoding MBL fold metallo-hydrolase, yielding MQSETLEPGLRRVTANNPSPMTYTGTQTYIVGEGEVIVIDPGPSEPAHLDAILAALHPAERVAKILVTHSHLDHSPLARPLAEATGAPIFAAGSSDWGKSPVMTALGDGVGGGEGVDAAFSPDEQISEGDVIEGITVLETPGHMANHLSFAWGDALFSGDLVMGWSTSLVSPPDGDMTEFFTSVARLEARTDRIYYPGHGDPVTEPQARCTALIAHRRTREAQILEALRTIGPARAETLARHIYTDVAPALLPAAARNVLAHLIDLHTRARITTPGPIRADSLFHPD
- a CDS encoding ATP-binding protein: MTPSAWIKRFLPRSLYGRAALILIVPVVTIQLVVSSVFLQRHFEDVTRQLTNALSLDLNLVLDTLVEEGREAAEALASELQIDLTDPPSVMSDDWYFYDLSGVVVIEVLRDRVPGVMAVDLRSNERLVSAVVEVAGTEIGLTTSRRRASAAAPHQLLVIMVATGVLMTLVAYLFLRNQLRPIRRLARAAEDFGKGRNTPYYPSGATEVRSAGRAFLDMRGRIEGYLEQRTLMLSGVSHDLRTPLTRMRLALGMMDDSADRDALIQDVDEMQNLVSTFLDFVRGDVLDDPELVDPLALVRKIVENAQRAGGDVSLEMPDAVEAVLLRPMAVQRAVTNLVSNALRYGGRTAVSVAVMERTLRITVEDAGPGIPPELREEALRPFIRLDTARNQNQGSGVGLGLAITHDITRRHGGSLALGESASLGGLRVDLTLPR